A region from the Mucilaginibacter sp. CSA2-8R genome encodes:
- a CDS encoding SAM-dependent methyltransferase, producing MNKPAQTLTESYFDDVYRHNDDPWQFETSEYERRKYEATVQALPRSSYRQGFEIGCSIGVLTELLAGKCQSLLSVDTSEKPLIRARQRLAKMPHVTLQKMEVPDQFPDYSLDLVVMSEVGYYLSMPDLQRLAQKIINQLNEGGQLLLVHWTPFVHDYPLTGDQVHETFLQLSGEEKQFKHLTGLREDTYRLDLFEKQAQAENAE from the coding sequence ATGAACAAACCAGCACAAACCCTAACCGAAAGTTACTTTGACGATGTCTATCGCCATAATGACGACCCCTGGCAGTTTGAAACCAGCGAATACGAACGCCGCAAGTACGAGGCAACTGTGCAAGCTTTACCGCGGTCATCGTACCGGCAAGGGTTTGAAATTGGCTGCTCTATTGGTGTGTTAACCGAACTATTGGCTGGGAAATGTCAGTCGTTGCTTTCTGTAGATACCTCCGAGAAGCCACTCATCCGTGCAAGGCAACGTTTAGCCAAGATGCCGCACGTTACGTTACAGAAAATGGAAGTACCCGATCAGTTTCCGGATTATAGCTTAGATCTGGTTGTGATGTCTGAAGTAGGCTATTACTTATCTATGCCCGATTTGCAGCGGCTTGCACAAAAAATCATCAATCAATTAAACGAGGGTGGTCAGTTGCTGCTGGTGCATTGGACACCCTTTGTGCATGACTACCCATTAACGGGCGACCAAGTGCACGAGACGTTTTTACAACTGAGCGGAGAAGAAAAACAATTTAAGCACTTAACCGGCCTGCGGGAAGATACCTACCGGCTTGATTTGTTTGAAAAACAGGCTCAGGCGGAAAATGCAGAATAA
- a CDS encoding glycosyltransferase family A protein has protein sequence MNIDLPQINVSLFRDVPLKPKVKVCVVVPVKNEAAGLMHTLNALRCQRDATGNTYPANIYEVLLLINNSNDGSYRVAKNYQQQYPEFQLLIEQVNLPKPCANVGTARRLLMDAAYHRLTISGNDAGIIASTDGDTVVDGQWLHFNIAAIEAGNDAVGGRILTLSGYSDARQFHLRDVTYRCLLAKAEALIDPQEHDPMPRHFQFFGASMAVTCQMYKHVGRLPRVPHLEDMAFYEALLKHDARIRKSFDVKVYTSARLQGRVAVGFSEQLNKWVTDHQSGKLQMVDSAAVLLAKYFARKRLRTCWERKAIAAGPCSELLAVSQLIGSSAGWLYQQVGKANYFGALWAQVEPLIHRQALLQHQEHQPVAEAITALRQFILHFPPEPVFQTNQAGRYLPAGRLSA, from the coding sequence ATGAATATAGACCTGCCGCAAATTAACGTTTCGCTGTTTCGTGATGTGCCGCTTAAGCCCAAAGTTAAAGTGTGTGTAGTGGTGCCCGTAAAAAATGAGGCTGCAGGATTGATGCATACCTTAAATGCACTGCGTTGCCAGCGGGATGCGACAGGAAATACCTATCCGGCTAACATATATGAGGTGTTGCTACTCATTAATAATTCCAACGACGGGTCATACCGGGTTGCTAAAAACTATCAGCAACAGTATCCCGAATTTCAACTACTTATTGAACAAGTTAACTTGCCCAAGCCTTGTGCCAACGTGGGTACCGCCCGGCGGCTATTGATGGATGCGGCTTATCATCGCCTAACCATCAGTGGTAATGATGCCGGCATCATTGCTTCAACCGATGGGGATACGGTAGTGGATGGGCAGTGGTTGCATTTTAATATTGCCGCTATTGAGGCTGGTAATGATGCTGTTGGCGGGCGTATACTAACGCTTTCCGGGTACAGTGATGCAAGGCAGTTTCACCTCCGTGATGTAACTTACCGGTGCCTTTTGGCCAAAGCCGAAGCGCTGATTGATCCGCAGGAACACGACCCGATGCCAAGGCATTTCCAGTTTTTTGGAGCCAGCATGGCTGTAACCTGCCAGATGTATAAGCATGTTGGCCGGTTACCACGCGTACCACACCTGGAAGATATGGCATTTTACGAAGCACTGCTCAAACACGATGCCCGCATACGGAAAAGCTTTGATGTAAAAGTGTACACCTCAGCGCGGTTACAAGGGCGGGTGGCCGTTGGTTTTTCGGAGCAACTTAACAAATGGGTAACCGATCATCAATCGGGTAAGCTGCAAATGGTTGATTCGGCCGCTGTGTTGCTGGCCAAATATTTTGCTCGTAAACGGTTGCGCACTTGCTGGGAACGCAAGGCAATTGCCGCCGGGCCTTGTTCTGAATTACTGGCCGTATCGCAATTAATCGGCAGTTCGGCGGGCTGGCTTTACCAACAGGTTGGCAAAGCAAATTATTTTGGTGCTCTGTGGGCCCAGGTCGAACCCTTGATACACCGGCAGGCGCTGTTGCAGCACCAGGAACACCAGCCGGTAGCAGAAGCAATAACAGCTTTGAGGCAGTTTATTCTGCATTTTCCGCCTGAGCCTGTTTTTCAAACAAATCAAGCCGGTAGGTATCTTCCCGCAGGCCGGTTAAGTGCTTAA